From Clostridia bacterium, the proteins below share one genomic window:
- a CDS encoding helix-turn-helix domain-containing protein, which produces MPRNVPGNNLKLLRKEAKLSQAELSALLGVHQTAVSQWECGRTAPDVRSLKKLAALYSVTIETLLGGGEAPVEAADPGKYEEVRRRVRVTSRRVPILGSVQAGAPVSAVEDIVGYVALDEDFGGEDGEYFALRVRGDSMEPRFMEDDVVIVRRQDDAETGDVVVALTGDEATIKQLRKRDDGVLLMPFNRAYEPLFFTGAEAESLPLRILGKVVELRAKI; this is translated from the coding sequence CAAACTCCTCCGCAAGGAAGCGAAGCTCTCGCAGGCGGAGCTTTCCGCGCTGCTCGGCGTGCACCAGACCGCCGTCTCGCAGTGGGAATGCGGCCGCACCGCGCCGGACGTCCGCTCGCTCAAAAAGCTCGCGGCGCTCTACTCCGTGACGATCGAAACGCTGCTCGGCGGCGGAGAAGCGCCGGTCGAGGCCGCCGATCCCGGGAAATACGAGGAGGTGCGCAGACGCGTCCGCGTCACGAGCCGCCGCGTGCCGATACTCGGAAGCGTGCAGGCGGGCGCGCCCGTCAGCGCGGTCGAGGATATAGTCGGCTACGTCGCGCTCGACGAGGACTTCGGCGGCGAAGACGGTGAGTATTTCGCGCTGCGCGTCCGCGGCGACAGCATGGAGCCGCGCTTCATGGAGGACGACGTCGTGATCGTGCGCCGCCAGGACGACGCCGAAACCGGCGACGTGGTCGTCGCGCTGACCGGAGACGAAGCGACGATAAAGCAGCTGCGCAAGCGTGACGACGGCGTGCTGCTGATGCCCTTCAACCGCGCCTACGAGCCGCTCTTCTTCACCGGCGCCGAAGCCGAATCCCTCCCCCTCCGCATCCTCGGCAAGGTCGTGGAATTAAGGGCGAAGATATGA